The genomic window TGACCATGATCTTGGAGGTCATCAGAATGCAAGTGGGGAAAGGCTTGATGTAAACATTGATGGAAAGAAGTTTATACCTCATGTTCTAGAGCTTTCATTTGGTGTTGACAGGAACTTCTGGACTTTACTTGATGTATTCTATAAAGATGAAGGAGACAGAAAGGTAATTTCTCTCCCCAAGGATGTTGCACCCTTTAGAGCTGGAATCTTCCCATTACAAAAGAAAGGAGACCTTGAAAAAGTTGCAAAGAGTGTCTATGACTCTCTATCAAAGTGCTATGATGTTTTCTATGATGATTCAGGTTCAATAGGTAGGCGATACAGGAGACAGGATGAAATCGGAACTCCTTTTGGCATCACTATTGACTTCCAGACATTAGAGGACAACACCGTTACAATCAGAGAAAGAGATTCAATGGACCAGCACAGGGTAAAGATTGAAGACATCTGGAAGAATATTTAATTTTTTTATATCTTTTCAAATATTATATCCTGGGCTCCTTCCCATAGTACTTTTCTACCCAATTCGGGCAATTTTTCATTACCTTCTGTAATTGTGAGGAAATGATTACCGGCAAGCTGACCCATTTTGCTTGAAAAGTGGGTACTGCCATAAGGGATTAATATCTCAGTCTCACTTATTCCCCCAGGGTATAGAAGTATTTCTCCTTTTGAGGGGTGACTTGTATGATTCTCATATCCTAAACCTAGATTTAAATCACTCAAAGGTATCCATACTGCTTCTCCACTCCACCTAACATGGATTATCTTGTTTTTGAACGGTAATAATCTCAAAAATGCAGAACAAGTTTTTGGTGCTTTTTCTTCTTCTAACTTTCCATTAAAAACAAATTCTCCAGCAGTAATCTTAATATTGGTCATCTAAATCTCCAAGATTAATTTTAAATTGAGATATAAAAATCTTCTTTATTTCTATAAATCTCTGTAAGAGCTTGTTGCAACAACTTGTCCACTTGAAGAATTTCCTATGAATACAAAGCTGTGTGTTGTGCCTGAAACAGGTTTTTTAGTTGGTGGGGGAGTTAAAATAAATGTTCTAGTAGCACCTGGGGAGATATCTAATGAGGAGGGGGACGGGGATATTTCAGCCCAAGTATTTTGGCCGCCATAATAAAATCTGAATTCCTTAATCTAATAGTCCCCGAAGAGGATGCATTTTTTAATGTAACATAATATTTATTTCCATCGTCATTTATGCTTAATACTTCAAGCCTTAAATTACCTGAAACGCCTGCTTTCTGCTCAATTTCTTCCTGAATTTGGGTCTGAAAGCTCCTGAACCATACCCAATAAGCACTGACAGAAGATACTGCAACTGCAACAAGTAACATGGTAGCAACAACTGGGGAAACTGCTTTTCTGTTCATAAAAATAAAGAGAGAATAGTAAAATAAAAGACTATCCTTTTACGCCTTGGGCAAAGTCGTCTCTTCCCCCACCTTTACCGTACTTCTTAATTACATTGCAAGCTTTATGTCCACTTTCAATAGCTAGCTTCCCACATGAAACAACTATGTTGCCATCATTATTGGTCAATACAATTACCTTGTTATCACCTGAAAGCTCCTTTGCAATTTTTCTCATTTCATCAGGTGATGTATCTACATTTTCTTCCATGAAAAGTATCCCATCAGATTCTATGTAGTTACACTCAAGACCTTCTTTCTTTAGACAAGATATTTCTGCTTTGAGTCTTTCAATCTCTTTTCCCCTATTTTTCCATTCATTGAAAAATCTCTTTCCGGCGTCAAGGAGTTTGTCCTTTTCGACTTTAAAAACATCAGATAAGTCTCTTAAGAGCATAGATTCTTCCTGGATTGCCCCAAGTGCCTTAAGTCCAGCGGAAAATTCAAGCCTGACAACGCCATCTTGGATCTTACTCTGCTTTAAAATCTTTATTGGCCCAATTTGACCAGTGAAATCAGCATGAGTTCCTCCACATGCCTCAACGTCAAGTCCTTTGACATTGACCACTCTAAGTTTCTTTCCAGGAACTGCGCCACCCTGGTAAAGCCTAAACCCGTATTTTTTTTCTGCTTCGGCTCTGTCAAAAAAGCCTTTTTCTATGGGGAGATTTTTTAAGACTATCTCATTAGATATTCTCTCAATCTTGAATAGGTCTTCATTATCAATAAGCTTGTAATGAGTTATGTCAAGCCTTGCCTTTTCTTCAGTTTTCTCTGCTCCAGCTTGCCATATGTGATTTCCTAAAATCTGTCTACTGACTCCATTTATGATGTGAGTTGCAGTGTGATGTCTTGTAAGATTCAGTCTTCTTTCTTCATTTACTAAACCTTTTACAGTATCGCCTTTCTTGAAGTTGATCTTTTCCATTATGTGTAAGATAACGTTTCCAGAAACTTTAGTATATGAAACTGGGCAGTCATTTAATAATCCCCTGTCACCCTCCTGGCCTCCGCTTTCTGGGTAGAATGCGGTCTTGTCGAGTATTGCAATATTTTCTGAAACGTCTAGAACTTTAGCAGAGAACTTTGTTACGCCATCATAGTAAAGTCTTTCAGTGTCAGGCATATCATAGTGAATTTCCTTTTCACTTTCTATTGATTCCTTCTTCTCATGTCTTTCAGTTACACTCTTGTAAAAGTCCTTAGGTGGTTTTACCCCCATTACTTCAGGAGTAATCCCGTGTGAATCATACAACTCGATTAGTTTATCTTCAGATAGCTCTTCACCCTTTTCATTTAGCCTCTCAACTATCCTTCTTGACTTGTCTTTAGTATTTTCAAACTTCTCCATCTCATAAGAAATA from Methanofastidiosum sp. includes these protein-coding regions:
- a CDS encoding DUF3830 family protein, with the translated sequence MTNIKITAGEFVFNGKLEEEKAPKTCSAFLRLLPFKNKIIHVRWSGEAVWIPLSDLNLGLGYENHTSHPSKGEILLYPGGISETEILIPYGSTHFSSKMGQLAGNHFLTITEGNEKLPELGRKVLWEGAQDIIFEKI
- the alaS gene encoding alanine--tRNA ligase, with product MDDRALKKDFKKKASQNYQKYYAVDTLKSLGFTRKACKKCGTYFWSVKDRDICGDPECEGGYSFIENSPAKKKLDFIQVWKEMSSLFEKKGYSIIKRYPVVARWRDDTDFVQASIYDFQPHVVKGVQEPPANPLLVPQFCVRFNDIDNVGVTLRHYTGFVMIGQHAFFPPKEFSQDRFLSDIYDWLKTGLGIPSEELIFHEDAWAGGGNFGPCMEFFSRGLELGNQVYIEYEVTPSGGKELDLKVLDMGAGQERFSWFSLANPIGYETVFPTVCDHLYRRTGITPDKEFLKGFIPYSGMLNMDEVEDIEKVWDNIAKKLSSNKEYLKKQVLPLQAIYSIGDHSRSLLFALSDGALPSNVGGGYNLRVILRRALSFIEGFSWDIELQNVIEEHAKYLMPQYPELKENIGDICQIISYEMEKFENTKDKSRRIVERLNEKGEELSEDKLIELYDSHGITPEVMGVKPPKDFYKSVTERHEKKESIESEKEIHYDMPDTERLYYDGVTKFSAKVLDVSENIAILDKTAFYPESGGQEGDRGLLNDCPVSYTKVSGNVILHIMEKINFKKGDTVKGLVNEERRLNLTRHHTATHIINGVSRQILGNHIWQAGAEKTEEKARLDITHYKLIDNEDLFKIERISNEIVLKNLPIEKGFFDRAEAEKKYGFRLYQGGAVPGKKLRVVNVKGLDVEACGGTHADFTGQIGPIKILKQSKIQDGVVRLEFSAGLKALGAIQEESMLLRDLSDVFKVEKDKLLDAGKRFFNEWKNRGKEIERLKAEISCLKKEGLECNYIESDGILFMEENVDTSPDEMRKIAKELSGDNKVIVLTNNDGNIVVSCGKLAIESGHKACNVIKKYGKGGGRDDFAQGVKG